A portion of the bacterium genome contains these proteins:
- the pth gene encoding aminoacyl-tRNA hydrolase produces the protein MKLIVGLGNPGLDYAQTRHNVGFKVINSLAKLNKIELKGRKYKSRMGQNNEVILAKPMTYVNLSGEAVELLIRHFQINLADLVVIYDDINLPVGKIRIRKEGSAGGHNGMKSIIEKLGSQQFPRIRVGIGSPPPEIEFRHYVLSNWTPQEKEIIEEAIKRVAQATMCIIEEGIDIAMNKFN, from the coding sequence ATGAAACTTATTGTTGGATTAGGGAATCCGGGATTAGATTATGCCCAAACAAGGCATAATGTTGGATTTAAGGTCATCAATAGCCTGGCTAAATTGAATAAGATTGAACTTAAAGGAAGAAAATATAAATCACGAATGGGACAGAACAACGAGGTCATCCTGGCTAAACCAATGACCTATGTTAATCTTAGCGGTGAGGCAGTTGAATTGTTAATCCGTCATTTTCAAATTAACCTTGCAGATTTAGTGGTCATATACGATGATATAAACCTACCTGTGGGTAAAATCAGGATTCGCAAAGAAGGTAGTGCCGGCGGACATAATGGAATGAAATCCATCATTGAAAAATTAGGTAGTCAACAATTCCCTCGAATCCGCGTAGGTATCGGTTCACCACCTCCTGAAATCGAATTTCGGCACTATGTTCTTTCTAATTGGACACCACAAGAAAAAGAAATAATCGAAGAGGCAATAAAAAGAGTTGCTCAGGCTACAATGTGTATCATTGAAGAAGGAATTGATATAGCCATGAATAAGTTTAATTAG
- a CDS encoding Fic family protein gives MFEELDILKKKLDNYRPIDSNKMLAVQEKLRIEWTYNSNAIEGNTLSLSETAFFLREGLTSKGKPFSEYLEAKNHAEAIDYLNDVIKKKISLTEGLIKEFHALIMKDTEYIWIGPPHNRVKKKIEPGKYKYDNNHVIKLDGTIHYFCDYLQVPGEMERLLQWYNENKDKLHPVKLSAIFHHKLVAIHPFTDGNGRVGRLILNTILIQESYTPAIIKMEDRQEYYQALDEADKGDDTHFIEMVEREVTNTITLMLNVIEGKEAFSKEDLKRRLGIFEEKIEKLDKDIGIVSKGVDEEKRKYCFQQIYSFLNNLADEIIREYKSEEKKFVLTQASGASRLLHEMPEIKQYLENKNIIIPFEIDETNIVIIELVPKRRYIPQGMLIFAVVPTRFTIDIVSTISISRLEQDKDICGKPQVINSIHGGVLWENWNKRALEDFFVEVFNEFLKQIELEIEKRRISL, from the coding sequence ATGTTTGAAGAATTAGATATACTCAAGAAAAAATTGGATAATTATCGTCCCATAGATTCTAATAAAATGCTCGCTGTCCAGGAAAAGTTAAGGATTGAATGGACATACAATAGCAACGCTATTGAAGGTAATACCTTATCATTATCTGAAACTGCTTTTTTCCTGCGAGAAGGACTAACCTCTAAAGGAAAACCCTTTTCAGAATACCTTGAGGCAAAAAATCATGCTGAGGCAATTGATTATCTTAATGATGTTATCAAGAAAAAAATATCGTTGACTGAAGGATTAATTAAGGAATTTCATGCATTAATAATGAAGGATACTGAATATATTTGGATAGGACCTCCTCACAATAGGGTAAAAAAGAAGATTGAGCCAGGAAAATATAAGTATGATAATAACCATGTGATTAAACTTGATGGGACAATACATTATTTTTGTGATTATCTCCAGGTACCAGGAGAGATGGAGAGATTGCTCCAATGGTATAATGAGAATAAAGATAAACTACATCCCGTAAAATTATCAGCTATCTTTCACCATAAATTAGTGGCTATACATCCTTTTACTGATGGTAATGGACGGGTCGGTAGGTTAATCCTCAACACTATCCTTATACAAGAAAGCTATACGCCGGCTATCATAAAAATGGAAGACCGCCAGGAGTATTATCAGGCGTTGGATGAGGCTGATAAAGGAGACGATACACACTTTATCGAAATGGTAGAACGAGAAGTAACCAATACAATAACTCTGATGCTTAATGTGATTGAAGGAAAAGAGGCATTCAGTAAGGAGGATCTGAAGAGAAGATTGGGGATATTTGAAGAAAAGATTGAGAAATTGGATAAAGACATTGGCATTGTTTCTAAAGGAGTGGATGAAGAAAAGAGAAAATACTGTTTCCAACAGATTTACTCATTCTTAAACAATCTGGCTGACGAAATAATAAGAGAGTATAAATCAGAAGAAAAGAAGTTTGTGCTTACGCAGGCCAGTGGTGCATCTCGATTATTACATGAAATGCCTGAAATCAAACAATACTTAGAAAATAAAAACATAATCATACCCTTTGAGATAGACGAGACAAATATTGTAATAATTGAATTAGTTCCAAAACGAAGATATATCCCTCAAGGTATGCTAATTTTTGCCGTTGTACCTACAAGATTTACCATAGATATTGTTTCTACTATCTCTATATCCAGATTAGAACAAGATAAGGATATTTGTGGTAAACCTCAAGTTATCAATTCTATTCATGGTGGTGTGTTATGGGAAAACTGGAATAAAAGAGCATTAGAAGACTTTTTTGTCGAGGTATTTAATGAGTTCTTAAAGCAAATTGAATTAGAAATAGAAAAAAGGAGAATTTCGCTATGA